In Dolichospermum flos-aquae CCAP 1403/13F, the following proteins share a genomic window:
- a CDS encoding Rpn family recombination-promoting nuclease/putative transposase produces MHTDTIFYQIFLTFHTLLFEILGEPTENATDYKFTSVEVKEKAFRFDGIFMADSVEKPIYFVEVQFQPKPNFYWELIAEINIYLNQFKPVQDWQAVALFAKGSLDIRELTAYQQELINSGRIKRIYLDELPPGSIGMGLIELIISQEVQAPELVKTLLDRTKTEVENDREKQGIIELLETVLLSKFSQLSRQEIEAMFLVSDIKQTRVYQEAKQEGRQEGREEGRQEGREEGRQNGEMILLIRQLSKRFGKLKDIYIENINSLNIEQLEKLGEALLDFTDINDLETWLKSEMDK; encoded by the coding sequence ATGCACACAGACACAATATTTTATCAAATCTTCCTCACTTTTCACACCCTATTATTTGAAATTCTGGGAGAACCTACAGAAAACGCCACAGATTATAAATTTACCTCTGTGGAAGTGAAAGAAAAAGCATTTCGATTTGATGGGATTTTTATGGCAGATAGTGTAGAAAAACCCATCTATTTTGTAGAAGTGCAATTTCAACCAAAACCGAACTTTTACTGGGAATTAATCGCAGAAATCAACATTTATCTCAATCAATTTAAACCTGTACAAGATTGGCAAGCAGTGGCTTTATTTGCGAAAGGGAGTCTAGATATCAGAGAATTAACTGCTTATCAACAGGAATTGATTAATAGTGGGAGAATTAAACGAATTTATTTAGATGAATTACCACCGGGTTCAATTGGTATGGGGTTAATTGAGTTAATTATCAGTCAGGAAGTACAAGCACCGGAATTAGTTAAAACTCTCTTGGACAGAACTAAGACAGAAGTTGAGAATGACAGAGAAAAACAAGGTATTATAGAATTGTTGGAGACTGTTTTATTGTCCAAATTTTCACAATTAAGCCGTCAGGAGATAGAAGCAATGTTTTTAGTGAGTGATATTAAGCAAACAAGAGTATATCAAGAAGCCAAGCAGGAAGGTAGACAGGAAGGTAGAGAAGAAGGTAGACAGGAAGGTAGAGAAGAAGGTAGGCAGAATGGTGAGATGATTTTATTAATACGTCAGTTATCAAAAAGATTTGGAAAATTGAAAGATATTTACATCGAAAATATCAACAGTTTGAATATAGAACAACTGGAAAAGCTAGGAGAAGCATTATTAGATTTTACGGATATTAATGATTTGGAAACATGGTTAAAATCTGAGATGGACAAGTAA
- a CDS encoding VOC family protein translates to MQYNSIIITIATVNFDNIVSFYTQLLEQKPKKLIPHIYAEFQISGLKLGIFKPKSANEPEFVTYVQSPLSLCLEVNNLETAISHLTSLGCTPPGAISTASHGQEIYAYDPDGNRLILHQSHQEGTGNREQGTGNREQANIITTDN, encoded by the coding sequence ATGCAATATAATAGTATAATTATCACCATAGCCACAGTTAATTTTGATAATATAGTCAGTTTCTATACTCAATTACTAGAACAAAAACCAAAGAAACTAATTCCCCATATCTATGCTGAATTTCAAATTTCTGGCTTAAAATTAGGGATTTTTAAACCCAAATCGGCAAACGAACCGGAATTTGTCACTTATGTCCAAAGTCCGCTAAGTTTGTGTTTAGAAGTGAATAATCTAGAAACCGCTATATCTCACCTGACATCTTTAGGCTGTACCCCACCCGGAGCGATTTCTACAGCTTCCCACGGTCAAGAAATTTATGCCTACGACCCCGACGGCAACAGATTAATTTTACACCAATCTCATCAAGAGGGAACAGGGAACAGGGAACAGGGAACAGGGAACAGGGAACAAGCAAATATTATTACCACTGACAACTAA
- the ylqF gene encoding ribosome biogenesis GTPase YlqF: protein MSITQNYKLNLIQWYPGHIAKAEKNLKEQLKRVDVVLEVRDARIPITTNHPQMNEWVGTKTRILVLNRVDMILPQVRSRWIEWFKNRGEVPYFTNAQHGQGITAITKAAQAAGIELNQRRTDRGMLPRPVRAVVIGFPNVGKSALINRLIGKRVVESAARPGVTRQLRWVRISDQLQLLDAPGVIPARLDSQAAAIKLAICDDIGEAAYDNQLIAAAFVDILNELQETHSNSLPPHPLLTRYDLDSIIYTGEEYLQVLAEHRYKGDVERAARQMITDFRKGFFGNISLELPPM, encoded by the coding sequence ATGTCAATAACACAAAACTACAAATTAAATCTGATCCAATGGTATCCAGGCCACATTGCCAAAGCTGAAAAAAATCTCAAAGAACAGTTAAAACGGGTTGATGTGGTTTTAGAAGTCAGAGATGCTCGCATTCCCATAACCACAAATCACCCACAAATGAATGAATGGGTAGGGACGAAAACACGGATATTGGTACTGAACCGGGTAGATATGATTCTGCCACAAGTGCGATCGCGCTGGATAGAGTGGTTTAAAAATAGAGGCGAAGTTCCATATTTTACCAACGCTCAACATGGTCAAGGTATCACCGCCATTACCAAAGCTGCCCAAGCAGCGGGTATAGAACTTAACCAACGCCGCACAGATAGGGGAATGTTACCCCGTCCTGTTCGGGCTGTCGTGATTGGCTTTCCCAATGTCGGTAAATCAGCTTTAATTAACCGTTTAATTGGTAAGCGAGTTGTAGAAAGCGCAGCCCGTCCAGGTGTTACCCGGCAACTGCGGTGGGTAAGAATTTCTGATCAGCTACAATTACTAGATGCTCCTGGTGTTATTCCTGCCAGACTTGACAGCCAAGCCGCAGCCATCAAATTAGCTATTTGTGATGATATCGGTGAAGCAGCTTATGATAATCAACTGATAGCCGCAGCCTTCGTAGATATACTGAATGAACTTCAAGAAACGCATTCTAATTCATTACCACCACATCCATTACTTACACGATATGATCTCGATTCCATCATTTATACAGGAGAAGAATATTTACAAGTTTTAGCAGAGCATCGCTATAAAGGAGATGTAGAACGCGCAGCCAGACAAATGATCACTGATTTTCGGAAAGGATTTTTTGGAAATATATCTTTAGAATTACCGCCAATGTAA
- a CDS encoding NAD-dependent succinate-semialdehyde dehydrogenase gives MAIATINPTTGETLKTFEPLNDTEIVAKLDLAGKAFEGYRQTSFIERSHWLEQAATILDQEKADLGKLMTLEMGKPLKAAIAEVEKCALVCRYYAENAPSFLADVTIKTDASHSFVKYQPLGVILAVMPWNFPFWQVFRFAAPALMAGNVGLLKHASNVPQCALAIEDIIRRAGFPPGVFQTLLIGASQVANLMADDRIKAATLTGSEPAGVSLAVASGKQIKKTVLELGGSDPFIVLESADLETAVSTAVTARMLNNGQSCIAAKRFIIAESVADQFEKLLLEKFQALKIGNPMAADTDLGPLATPDILQELDEQVKNAVKSGGKVLTGGHPLTEMSGNFYPPTIIIDIPVDTPIAQEEFFGPVALLFRVPDIEAAITLANDSPFGLGASAWTTNTEEQNRLIQEIEAGAVFINSMVKSDPRLPFGGIKRSGYGRELSIQGLHEFVNIKTVWVK, from the coding sequence ATGGCTATAGCTACCATTAATCCCACCACTGGGGAAACGCTCAAAACTTTTGAGCCACTAAATGATACAGAAATTGTTGCTAAGTTAGATTTGGCAGGAAAGGCTTTTGAAGGATACCGTCAGACGAGTTTTATAGAGCGATCGCACTGGTTAGAACAAGCAGCAACTATTTTAGACCAAGAAAAGGCAGATTTAGGGAAATTGATGACCCTGGAAATGGGTAAACCATTAAAAGCGGCGATCGCAGAAGTTGAAAAATGCGCCCTGGTTTGTCGTTATTATGCCGAAAATGCCCCTAGTTTTCTAGCTGATGTCACCATCAAAACCGATGCTAGTCATAGTTTTGTAAAATATCAACCTTTAGGGGTAATTCTCGCTGTCATGCCTTGGAATTTTCCATTTTGGCAAGTTTTCCGGTTTGCTGCACCAGCACTCATGGCAGGCAATGTGGGGCTACTCAAACACGCTTCCAATGTGCCACAGTGCGCCCTGGCGATCGAAGATATTATCCGCCGTGCAGGTTTTCCCCCAGGTGTATTTCAAACATTATTAATTGGTGCTTCTCAAGTTGCCAATCTCATGGCTGATGATCGCATCAAAGCCGCAACCTTGACAGGTAGTGAACCAGCCGGTGTATCCCTCGCCGTTGCATCTGGGAAACAAATCAAAAAAACTGTTTTAGAATTGGGGGGCAGTGACCCATTTATTGTTTTAGAAAGTGCCGATTTAGAAACAGCAGTTAGCACCGCAGTAACAGCAAGAATGTTAAATAATGGACAATCTTGTATTGCTGCGAAACGTTTTATTATTGCTGAATCTGTGGCTGATCAATTTGAAAAATTGCTGTTAGAAAAATTTCAAGCCCTGAAAATTGGTAATCCAATGGCAGCAGATACAGATTTGGGACCATTGGCAACTCCTGATATTCTCCAAGAATTAGACGAACAAGTTAAAAATGCGGTCAAAAGTGGTGGTAAAGTCCTCACAGGTGGACACCCGTTAACAGAAATGTCGGGGAACTTTTATCCGCCCACAATTATCATAGATATTCCTGTAGATACACCAATTGCCCAAGAGGAATTTTTTGGCCCAGTGGCATTATTATTCCGAGTTCCTGATATCGAAGCAGCAATTACATTAGCTAATGATAGTCCCTTTGGTTTGGGTGCAAGTGCATGGACAACAAATACAGAAGAACAAAATCGCCTAATTCAAGAAATTGAAGCTGGTGCAGTATTTATTAACAGCATGGTTAAATCAGATCCTCGTTTACCTTTTGGGGGAATTAAGCGTTCTGGTTACGGTAGGGAGTTGAGTATTCAAGGTTTACATGAATTTGTGAATATCAAGACAGTTTGGGTGAAATGA
- a CDS encoding acetolactate synthase large subunit, with product MNTAELLVQCLENEGVQYVFGLPGEENLHVLEALKTSSIQFITTRHEQGAAFMADVYGRLTGKAGVCLSTLGPGATNLMTGVADANLDGAPLVAITGQVGTDRMHIESHQYLDLVAMFAPVTKWNKQIVRPSITPEVVRKAFKRSQTEKPGAVHIDLPENIAAMPVEGKPLNKDNSEKTYASFASIRAAAGAISQAVNPIILVGNGAIRAHASDAVTQFATQMNIPVVNTFMGKGVIPYTHPLALWSVGLQQRDFITCGFDSTDLVIAIGYDLIEFSPKKWNPEGTIPIIHIAATSSEIDSSYIPQVEIVGDISDSLNEILKLADRHNKPNPYSISLRSNIRADYEEYANDDEFPIKPQKLIYDLRQVMGPDDIVISDVGAHKMWIARHYHCHSPNTCIISNGFAAMGIAIPGALAAKLVYPDRKVVAATGDGGFMMNCQELETALRVGTPFVTLIFNDGGYGLIEWKQENQFGAGNSSFVHFGNPDFVKFAESMGLKGYRVESVADFVPLLKEALAQDVPAVIDCRVDYRENRRFTKKAGELSCEI from the coding sequence ATGAATACCGCAGAATTATTAGTACAGTGTTTAGAAAACGAAGGAGTTCAATATGTTTTTGGACTCCCTGGAGAAGAGAATTTGCACGTTTTGGAAGCTTTAAAAACATCCTCAATTCAATTTATTACTACCCGTCATGAACAGGGTGCAGCCTTCATGGCTGATGTTTATGGGAGGTTAACAGGAAAAGCCGGAGTATGTCTTTCTACCCTTGGTCCTGGGGCAACTAATTTAATGACTGGGGTGGCAGATGCTAACTTAGATGGTGCGCCATTGGTGGCAATTACGGGGCAGGTGGGAACAGATAGAATGCACATTGAATCCCATCAATATTTAGATTTGGTGGCAATGTTTGCCCCAGTTACTAAGTGGAATAAACAGATTGTCAGACCGAGTATTACACCGGAAGTTGTGAGAAAAGCCTTCAAGCGATCGCAAACAGAAAAACCCGGTGCTGTTCACATTGACTTACCAGAAAATATTGCCGCCATGCCTGTCGAAGGCAAACCTTTAAATAAGGATAATAGCGAAAAAACCTATGCTTCCTTTGCCAGTATTCGCGCCGCTGCTGGGGCAATTTCCCAAGCCGTTAATCCCATCATTTTAGTGGGAAATGGAGCAATTCGCGCCCATGCTAGTGATGCAGTTACGCAATTTGCCACCCAAATGAATATTCCTGTTGTGAATACTTTTATGGGTAAAGGAGTCATTCCCTATACTCATCCCTTAGCACTTTGGTCTGTGGGATTACAACAACGAGATTTCATTACCTGCGGCTTTGATAGTACAGATTTAGTCATAGCAATTGGTTATGATTTAATTGAATTTTCCCCCAAAAAATGGAATCCAGAAGGGACAATTCCTATTATCCATATTGCGGCAACTTCTTCGGAAATTGATAGTAGTTATATTCCCCAAGTAGAAATAGTTGGCGATATTTCTGATTCTCTTAATGAAATATTAAAATTAGCAGACAGACACAATAAACCCAATCCCTATTCTATTAGCTTACGTTCTAACATTCGCGCTGATTACGAAGAATATGCCAACGATGATGAATTTCCCATTAAACCGCAGAAACTAATTTATGACTTGCGGCAAGTTATGGGACCAGATGATATTGTAATTTCTGATGTTGGCGCCCATAAAATGTGGATTGCTAGACATTATCATTGTCATAGTCCCAATACTTGCATTATTTCCAATGGTTTTGCTGCCATGGGTATTGCGATTCCTGGTGCATTAGCCGCAAAATTAGTTTATCCAGATCGGAAAGTTGTCGCTGCCACTGGTGACGGTGGTTTTATGATGAATTGTCAAGAATTAGAAACTGCTTTGCGAGTAGGAACACCATTTGTTACCCTGATTTTTAATGACGGTGGCTATGGTTTAATTGAGTGGAAACAAGAAAACCAATTTGGGGCTGGTAACTCATCTTTTGTCCATTTTGGTAATCCTGATTTTGTCAAATTTGCTGAAAGTATGGGATTAAAAGGTTATCGAGTGGAATCTGTAGCAGACTTTGTTCCCCTACTTAAAGAAGCTTTGGCACAAGATGTACCAGCGGTGATAGATTGTCGGGTAGATTATCGAGAAAACCGTCGGTTTACCAAAAAAGCCGGTGAGTTAAGCTGCGAAATTTAA
- a CDS encoding bifunctional serine/threonine-protein kinase/formylglycine-generating enzyme family protein has product MQICQNPNCSNPFNPKTSKSCLSCQESNFGEMLRNRYRVLRLLGEGGFSRTYAAEDVDRLNAPCVIKQFFPQVQGTGQRAKAAEFFREEAFRLYDLGENHAQIPRLLAYFEQGSSLYLVQEFIIGKTLLEELQNQAYDETQVRQLLADLLPVIDFVHKHNVIHRDIKPENIVRRDSDRKPVLIDFGGAKQVTQTSIARQATAIYTLGYAPTEQMAGFACQASDLYALGVTCVRLLTQDLPLQNDYGQLQDHLYDAMNAKWLWEERLRIKGITISDELKQILDKLLQHFAHDRYQSAMDVLDDLNFPKSPVVIKFSSFPKPPLILSPSPKITVPLPSLSNFDFYVITVDTSGREVNRDRRNTKYFKEELGRNTTLEMVSIPNGNFIMGSLSCEGDDDERPQHQVIVPAFFMGKYPITQLQWRTIAALPPVQQELPPNPSKFKGANLPVENVSWYEAVEFCARLAIKTGREYRLPSEAEWEYACRAGTTTSFHFGETITSDLINCSGSDTYSVEPKSRFRKETTNVGYFEVANAFGLYDMHGLVWEWCADSWHNNYHGAPTNGNVWEDGGDKHRRVLRGGAWNFGAELCRSASRSWNEADGGLRMCGFRVVFSV; this is encoded by the coding sequence ATGCAAATTTGTCAAAATCCCAATTGTTCCAACCCCTTCAACCCGAAAACCTCTAAATCTTGTCTGAGTTGTCAAGAAAGTAATTTTGGGGAAATGCTGCGAAACCGTTACCGGGTTTTGAGGTTATTAGGTGAAGGTGGATTTAGCAGAACCTACGCTGCTGAAGATGTAGATAGACTGAATGCACCCTGTGTAATTAAGCAATTTTTCCCCCAAGTTCAGGGAACTGGACAACGTGCCAAAGCAGCGGAATTTTTCAGAGAAGAAGCTTTTAGACTCTACGATTTGGGAGAAAACCATGCCCAAATTCCCCGACTTTTAGCTTACTTTGAACAAGGTTCCAGTTTGTATTTAGTACAGGAATTTATTATTGGGAAAACTCTTCTCGAAGAACTGCAAAATCAAGCTTATGATGAAACCCAAGTTCGGCAACTTTTAGCTGACTTATTACCAGTTATAGATTTTGTTCACAAACATAATGTAATTCACCGCGATATCAAACCAGAAAACATTGTGCGTCGAGATAGTGATAGAAAACCCGTATTAATTGATTTTGGAGGTGCGAAACAAGTTACTCAAACCAGTATAGCTAGACAAGCAACAGCTATTTATACCCTTGGTTATGCCCCAACTGAACAAATGGCTGGGTTTGCTTGTCAAGCAAGTGATTTATATGCCTTGGGTGTCACTTGTGTACGCTTATTAACTCAAGATCTGCCATTACAAAATGATTATGGACAACTTCAAGATCATCTTTATGATGCCATGAATGCTAAATGGTTATGGGAAGAACGTTTACGAATCAAAGGAATTACTATTAGTGATGAATTAAAGCAAATCCTAGATAAGTTACTCCAACATTTTGCACATGATAGATATCAATCAGCAATGGATGTTTTGGATGATTTGAACTTTCCTAAATCTCCCGTAGTCATTAAATTTTCTTCCTTTCCTAAACCACCATTAATACTTTCACCTTCCCCAAAAATTACTGTTCCCTTACCTTCCTTGTCCAACTTTGATTTTTATGTAATTACCGTAGATACTTCGGGGAGAGAAGTTAACCGTGATAGACGGAATACTAAATATTTTAAAGAAGAACTAGGCAGAAATACAACTTTAGAAATGGTATCAATTCCCAATGGGAATTTTATCATGGGTTCTCTAAGTTGTGAAGGTGATGATGATGAACGTCCTCAACATCAAGTCATAGTTCCAGCGTTTTTCATGGGAAAATATCCTATTACCCAATTACAGTGGAGAACCATAGCAGCTTTACCTCCAGTTCAACAAGAATTGCCCCCTAACCCCTCAAAATTTAAAGGTGCAAATTTGCCTGTCGAAAATGTTTCTTGGTATGAAGCTGTGGAATTTTGTGCCAGATTGGCAATTAAAACTGGGAGAGAATATCGTTTACCTAGTGAAGCCGAATGGGAGTATGCTTGTCGCGCAGGAACTACCACATCTTTCCATTTTGGAGAAACTATTACTTCTGATTTAATTAACTGTAGCGGTAGCGATACTTATTCTGTAGAACCAAAAAGTAGATTTCGGAAAGAAACAACTAATGTTGGTTATTTTGAAGTTGCGAATGCTTTTGGTTTATATGATATGCACGGGTTAGTCTGGGAATGGTGTGCAGATTCTTGGCATAATAACTATCATGGCGCACCTACAAATGGTAATGTCTGGGAAGATGGAGGTGATAAACATCGTCGGGTTTTAAGGGGTGGTGCATGGAATTTTGGGGCAGAACTTTGTCGCAGCGCTAGTAGAAGTTGGAATGAAGCAGACGGTGGTTTAAGAATGTGTGGGTTTCGGGTAGTATTTTCTGTTTAA
- a CDS encoding SDR family oxidoreductase — MLISSSIFLAGASRGVGQEIAKYLIAQQIQVKALLRTEAAAVVAKAMGVYPILGDALNVTDIEQAILGNEPIQAVISTLGGLPTDNIKPDYIGNKNLIDAAVKAGVKKFILVTSIGSGDSVVALPPQALEALKPVLIEKEKAEQYLISSGLNYTIIRPGGLKSAPATNNGIITENPQIVGTIHRADVAQLVCRCLNSDHTNNKIFSAIDRNMIYPGLPEFVEFNLD, encoded by the coding sequence ATGTTAATCTCATCTTCCATTTTTCTAGCTGGTGCTAGTCGCGGTGTTGGGCAAGAAATCGCTAAATATTTGATAGCACAACAAATTCAAGTTAAAGCCCTGTTGAGAACAGAAGCCGCTGCTGTGGTAGCAAAAGCAATGGGTGTTTATCCAATTCTAGGAGATGCGTTAAATGTAACTGATATTGAACAGGCAATTTTAGGAAATGAACCTATTCAAGCCGTTATCAGTACATTAGGTGGTTTACCTACAGATAATATCAAACCTGATTATATCGGTAATAAAAACCTCATTGATGCCGCAGTCAAAGCAGGAGTTAAAAAGTTTATTCTCGTAACTTCCATTGGTAGTGGTGATAGTGTGGTGGCTTTACCGCCCCAAGCTTTAGAAGCACTCAAACCAGTTTTAATTGAAAAAGAAAAAGCAGAACAATATTTAATTTCCAGCGGACTTAACTATACAATTATCCGTCCTGGTGGTTTAAAATCAGCACCAGCAACCAACAACGGAATTATCACCGAAAATCCTCAGATTGTGGGTACTATTCATCGTGCAGATGTTGCCCAATTAGTTTGTCGCTGTTTAAATTCTGATCATACTAATAATAAAATTTTCTCAGCCATAGATCGGAACATGATATATCCAGGATTACCGGAATTTGTGGAATTTAATTTAGATTAG
- a CDS encoding Lin0512 family protein: protein MPLKRFIIEMGMGVDQHGQEPTVAAARAVRNAIAHNALPGIMEVAGLKDPNEMIIEVKIAVPYPEQVRETEVLAVLPFGQKTLILEAGGMVVNGLAIASLNDKNDEMLIAVAAVTVFVETA, encoded by the coding sequence ATGCCACTAAAACGGTTTATTATCGAAATGGGAATGGGTGTAGACCAACACGGACAAGAACCAACGGTAGCAGCAGCAAGAGCAGTTAGGAATGCGATCGCTCACAATGCGTTGCCTGGTATTATGGAAGTAGCGGGCTTAAAAGATCCCAATGAAATGATTATAGAAGTCAAAATTGCCGTTCCTTACCCCGAACAAGTACGGGAAACAGAAGTATTAGCTGTTCTTCCCTTTGGTCAAAAAACCCTCATCTTAGAAGCAGGGGGAATGGTAGTTAATGGTTTAGCAATTGCTTCTCTCAACGATAAAAATGATGAAATGTTGATAGCTGTAGCCGCAGTTACAGTTTTTGTAGAAACTGCATAA
- a CDS encoding type II toxin-antitoxin system PemK/MazF family toxin has protein sequence MNKRLPSRLGKLRFPLVFVVSMTTDRGQEWAGNSPDLYMQFSAGVAGLKSPSIALLDQVRAIDVSRIVAYRGSLTSDI, from the coding sequence ATGAATAAACGGTTGCCAAGTCGTTTAGGAAAGCTGCGCTTTCCTCTTGTTTTCGTTGTATCAATGACAACAGATAGAGGGCAAGAATGGGCTGGGAACTCCCCTGATTTATATATGCAATTTTCGGCTGGTGTCGCTGGATTAAAATCACCGTCAATTGCTTTATTAGATCAAGTGCGTGCAATTGATGTTTCTCGGATTGTGGCATATCGTGGTAGTCTGACATCAGACATATAA
- a CDS encoding type II toxin-antitoxin system PemK/MazF family toxin translates to MKGKIVLIQFPFDDLSSSKVRPAYCLTNTIGAYQHIIFALITSRIPENPLHTDIILRPENPDFIMSGLRKSSTIRLDHLVTLRSSLIQRELGLLSLKTQTLIVDILCDILHS, encoded by the coding sequence ATGAAGGGTAAAATCGTTTTAATTCAATTTCCCTTTGACGATTTATCTTCCAGTAAAGTCCGTCCTGCCTATTGTCTAACCAATACAATTGGAGCATATCAGCACATTATTTTTGCCCTCATCACCAGCCGTATTCCCGAAAATCCCCTTCATACAGATATTATTCTCAGACCAGAAAATCCAGATTTTATTATGAGTGGTCTTCGTAAATCATCAACCATCAGACTTGATCATTTGGTAACACTTCGATCCTCACTTATTCAGCGTGAGCTAGGCTTATTATCGTTAAAGACTCAAACCTTAATTGTGGATATTTTGTGTGATATTTTACATTCCTAA
- a CDS encoding type II toxin-antitoxin system RelE family toxin has protein sequence MTYKVQLSLEAEKVFAKSNKTLAKKLARCFQTLEENPSFHPNIKPLKGNYSGYYRYRVGDYRVVYSIDDEVVLVNIILIAHRSKIYE, from the coding sequence ATGACGTATAAAGTTCAATTATCATTAGAGGCAGAAAAAGTTTTTGCTAAAAGCAATAAAACCTTAGCGAAAAAATTAGCAAGATGTTTTCAAACACTTGAAGAAAATCCTAGTTTTCATCCTAATATTAAGCCATTAAAAGGTAATTATTCAGGTTATTATCGTTATCGAGTTGGAGATTATCGAGTTGTTTATTCCATTGATGATGAAGTAGTTTTGGTTAATATTATTCTGATCGCTCATCGTAGTAAGATTTATGAGTAA